From a region of the Mycobacterium sp. SMC-8 genome:
- the pspA gene encoding phage shock protein PspA, with protein sequence MANPFTKAWKYLMALFSSKVDEYADPKVQIQQAIEEAQRQHQALTQQAAQVIGNQRQLEMRLNRQLADIEKLQVNVRQALTLADQAVAAGDAAKATEYNNAAEAFAAQLVTAEQSVEDLKGLHDQALQAAGQAKKAVEQNAMVLQQKIAERTKLLSQLEQAKMQEQVSASLRSMSEIAAPGSTPSLDEVRDKIERRYANAMGSAELAQNSVQGRMLEVQQASVQMAGHSRLEQIRASMRGEQLPAGGATPAAPTQTPATPAANPTPENPLSQ encoded by the coding sequence ATGGCCAATCCGTTCACCAAGGCGTGGAAATACCTCATGGCGCTGTTCAGCTCCAAGGTCGACGAATACGCCGACCCGAAGGTGCAGATCCAGCAAGCCATCGAGGAGGCCCAGCGCCAGCACCAGGCGCTGACGCAGCAGGCGGCGCAAGTGATCGGCAACCAGCGCCAGCTGGAGATGCGGCTCAACCGCCAACTCGCCGACATCGAGAAGCTCCAGGTCAACGTCCGCCAAGCGCTGACGCTGGCCGATCAAGCCGTAGCAGCCGGTGACGCGGCCAAGGCCACCGAGTACAACAACGCCGCCGAGGCGTTCGCCGCGCAACTGGTGACCGCCGAGCAGAGCGTCGAGGACCTCAAAGGGCTGCACGACCAGGCGCTGCAGGCCGCCGGTCAGGCCAAGAAGGCCGTCGAGCAGAACGCGATGGTGCTGCAGCAGAAGATCGCCGAACGCACCAAGCTGCTGTCCCAGCTGGAGCAGGCCAAGATGCAGGAACAGGTCAGCGCCTCGCTGCGTTCGATGAGCGAGATCGCCGCCCCGGGCAGCACTCCCAGCCTCGACGAGGTGCGCGACAAGATCGAGCGTCGCTACGCCAACGCGATGGGCTCGGCCGAACTGGCCCAGAACTCGGTGCAGGGCCGGATGCTGGAGGTCCAGCAGGCCAGCGTCCAGATGGCCGGGCATTCACGGCTGGAGCAGATCCGGGCGTCGATGCGCGGCGAGCAGCTGCCCGCCGGCGGTGCCACTCCGGCGGCCCCCACCCAGACCCCTGCCACACCGGCCGCCAACCCGACACCGGAAAACCCGCTGTCGCAATAA
- the clgR gene encoding transcriptional regulator ClgR — protein sequence MTTLLREVIGDVLRRARVEQGRTLRQVSDSARVSLGYLSEVERGRKEASSELLSAICGALDVPLSRVLSEAGDDLALEESRAAQAREAGKVASAAGIDVSTKVVIPQVVSMAVA from the coding sequence ATGACGACATTGCTGCGCGAGGTCATCGGCGACGTGCTGCGTCGCGCCCGGGTCGAGCAGGGGCGCACCCTGCGGCAGGTCTCGGACTCGGCGCGAGTGAGCCTCGGCTATCTGTCCGAGGTCGAGCGCGGTCGCAAGGAGGCCTCCAGCGAGCTGCTCAGCGCCATCTGCGGCGCGTTGGACGTGCCGTTGTCGCGGGTGCTGTCCGAGGCCGGTGACGACCTGGCCCTCGAGGAGTCCCGGGCGGCCCAAGCCCGCGAGGCGGGCAAGGTTGCCAGCGCCGCCGGAATCGACGTCAGCACCAAGGTGGTCATTCCCCAGGTCGTGTCGATGGCGGTGGCCTGA